The Cherax quadricarinatus isolate ZL_2023a chromosome 35, ASM3850222v1, whole genome shotgun sequence genomic sequence cctcaacaccattgtgaatgaggagctgattaaaatatcgacttggatgacagccaataaacttacgcttaacactgacaaaacctactatattatgtttggtagcagagcaggagatgcacaaattaacattatgattgacaacactctaattaccagaaataatgggggaaaattcctaggcttataccttgacaacaacctgaatttcagcacccatatccagcatatagccaaaaaagtatccaaaacggttgggatcctctccaagatacgatactacgtgccgcaaaatgcccttctcacactataccactcacttatttatccatacctcacctatgctatttgtgcttggggatcaactgcagcaacacacctaaagccaataataacccaacaaaaagctgcagtaagaataatcactaaatcccatccctggcaacacacccccccactcttcatagatctaaacttgctcccagttcagtacatccacacttactactgtgcaatctatatctacagggccttaaactctaatatcaaccttgacctaaaacgctttcttgatagttgtgacagaacccacaggcataacaccagacacaaacatctctacgacattccccgtgtccgactaaacctttacaaaaattcaatgtatgtcaaaggccctaaaatctggaataccctacctgagaactctagaactgcagacacattcatcaccttcaaaactaccattagaaaacatcttatctccctgatacaccccgtcaactaactacacgaataccacctcatttgaccataaacggaaatattaatctcagtcttaaaacaatgaatcctgtgatactccaatgctgaaactatgtactgtgccaaaacaaaagcattcacattgctaaactcacaaactagtatttagtcacttagccataataccaacttacctcataacttgtaatattttacaattaagaataaaactaagtatgcccgaaatgcctagccatgctaagcgttctagtggtacactctgtaatcacaattttactacatgtaaaccaaacaataaccaaatttctgtaaactcagcattgtaatccttatagagaataaactttgaatttgaatttgaatttgaattcagcACACGCATCTGGTATCCTCAGATTGGACGACGTCACAACAACATCAGTGTTTCCTACGAGTGCGTCAGGGATCTACTCGTTTGCCTTGTTCGTACTGCGACTGTGAAGTGGATGCTGGGAAACTTTCTTCTGTCTCTTCTCTGTTAATCTTTACcgtcccattgtttctgttgtcaTTGTCCATTGTTACTGAATGGGTTTCTTTTCCATCGCCATGTTTGTTATTGGCTCAATATTGCTTTACCCAAGGAGATAGTTCTAGTTTGTTGGGTCCGTAGTGTGATAGTCTTGATAATTTATGCTGCGTAGCTCTGCAGTGCTGCAATACCTTTTAAACCACAGGCAGCAGTGCCTAAGGCTCGATGCACTACAGCTGAGGCCCCCTTGACTGCACAGTAGATGGTGCTGCTGCCTCTACCATGGGTAAGTGCACCCCATGAGGGTTTATCTGGATtctagtaaggcttttgatagtccCAGTCAAAAGACtgctaaagaaagtggcagcacaTGATGCTGGAGAAAAAAAAACACTCGTTAATTGAGGCATAACTGGCAACTAGGAAGCAGAGAATTTTCGTAAATAGGTTAAAATCAGTATGGAATCGACTCACAAATGGCATTCCACAAGGAGCAAGTTTGATCGTTGCTCACGGTTATGTAAACGACCTTGACGGGGAAATCAAATGTGACATAAGTAAATTCGAATAATGGATTCGCTGGAGGATACCCTTAAACTTCAGTAATATATGAACAGGCTATTGtagtgatcggagaagtggcagatgcagctcaGTGTTGGAATAAGGTGAATGCTGACAGTTTGCTTAAATCCTCTTAttaaccctttaccaggcctggtaaagggttaaAGGATTAAAGTGCTCATgactagtgttgaaggttacatacAGCCCTAATGACCCTTATGTAGTTGACAGACTaattttaaacccaattaaccaataAGCAATTTGCCTCTATATTAATTACTGCCTTCACTTGCTTTACTTTCTCACAGACTCGTTCATCTTTTGTCTCCTTCACTAATCATTTTACTCAGTTTCAATTATCCTCTTATTAATCACCGTtagcagctttctcctgccttcCGTTGTTTGTGTTGTTAGTCTCCTCGCCTCTCCAACACCAGACTTCCATCATTGTCTTCTCCAAAGTTGACTCGCGTCTCTAATATTAAACACACCAAGTGAAACTTATATTtttttcctgtaagaattttATTTCTTGTGATAATTTTACGCTTTAATGAGTTctccttttttaattttcattttcATACACAAAAAATTTCAAATACCCAACTTACACACAAATTATACGTTCAGTAACAAATctgttatattgttatatatTGAAACAtgtctgtgatatatatatatatatatatatatatatatatatatatatatatatatatatatatatatatatatatattattatcacactggccgattcccaccaaggcagggtggcccgaaaaagaaaaactttcaccatcattcactccatcactgtcttgccagaagggtgctttacactacagtttttaaactgcaacattaacacccctccttcagagtgcaggcactgtacttcccatctccaggactcaagtccggcctgccggtttccctgaaccccttcataaatgttactttgctcacactccaacagcacgtcaagtattaaaaactatttgtctccattcactcctatcaaacacgctcacgcatgcctgctggaagtccaagcccctcgcacacaaaacctcctttaccccctccctccaacctttcctaggccgacccctgccccgccttccttccactacagactgatacactcttgaagtcactctgttttgctccattctctctacatgtccgaaccacctcaacaacccttcctcagccctctggacaacagttttggtaatcccgcacctcctcctaacttccaaactacgaattctctgcattatattcacaccacacattgccctcagacatgacatctccactgcctccagccttctcctcgctgcaacattcatcacccatgcttcacacccatataagagcgttggtaaaactatactctcatacattcccctctttgcctccaaggacaaagttctttgtacaatcctaagtgcaccactcacccttttcccctcatcaattctatgattcacctcatctttcatagacccatccgctgacacgtccactcccaaatatctgaatacattcacctcctccatactctctccctccaatctgatatccaatctttcatcacctaatctttttgttatcctcataaccttactctttcctgtattcacttttaattttcttcttttgcacaccctaccaaattcatccaccaacctctgcaacttctcttcagaatctccccagagcacagtgtcatcagcaaagagcaactgtgacaactcccactttatgtgtgattctttatcttttaacatatatatatatatatatatatacatatatatatacatacatatatatatacatatatatatacacatatatatatatatatatacatatcgtgccgaataggtaaaactggtcagttagcaagaacgcatttaaaattatgttctttctaaaattttcttttatacatttaaagatatattatttcaCATAtactatgttaatataaaaattaatgattttgcaccaaaacaaccttaggaaacttacctaaccttattataacaagcgcaatttaatttagcctaatcaactaaatatattttatacaagtttacaataatttaataataaacaaacgtaatgaaaaatattttttttttcgttagattcagaatgatttttgcgaaattattgcatacacatattatCGCTTgccctgttcggcacgacatatatatatatatataattttttgatGGTATCCCGCCTTTAGTGTTTGTAGCTATTTTCATTTCCTTTGGGCTAAGTTCCATTGTGTGGAGACGGAATCTGCTATTTAACTAGCTATCATAAACGCGTGATTGTCTCTCTTCCTTCAAGTCATCTTCTGGTAGATGTGTCACGCAAAATTCCAAGACACTTTCCCACTGGAGGGAGGAAACTAGTGTGATAGTGACGACATCGTCCACTGGTGGTTGTGTCAACAACGGCAGCGTTAGTTATAGTAAGAATTACAGCATCAGTGAGTTATAGGTAATGTCAGCAGTTATATTAATAGACATGTtaagttaggtttgtcaggaaacaagtgtttcctgacgtggatcttagtcatgtgatgacccacagctggagcttttggccatcagaccgaggccttccgctggcttagtggtccacccctttaaaaattatggttatgattataaccattttttcttTGTATAAAAGTACAGATTAATGGACAGTATTGCTGATGCTGTCTATTAAGCTGACTGATGTCAATTTTCAGAATGTCTagcacaatattttttttttgggggggggaggaggggggagagatggACCTAGTGAATTATTGCCAGGAAAACCACAAATTGTAAAATAGTCCCCAATTAAAGTGAATCTTCTAGAGTAAATAAAAGTAAGaggcagtattttttttttactataaaGAGTTGAAAATTGTACGAATGAGGGAGAAAACAATACGTAACTATTGATAGTTGGCGGAACTCTAATTATCAATTTTTAAGCCATAATAGAAAATTAGTTGTAGCGAAGCAACTGTATTGAATTATAATACTTAGGTTAATTATAGATTATTATAATTGATATATTTCAATGTTATTAGATGTCAGCTTTGTGGGTTTTTTCATTAAATCTCCAAGTTAAATTTACCACACAATTCTAGGGAGATAAGGGACACGTAAGtacctgtcttctaataacatgttcattttttccactataatctaccttgtccgtaATTACTATCGCCTTtgagatagtaattatggacgtgGTAGATTATAGTGAATAAATGAACACGTTATTAGAaaacgggggaacttacgtgcctcttattTTTTTCATGTCGACTTTCATACCCTGTTAACTAACTAACCTCTCATGTTTGTTGCTGCTGATCCATCAACAATGATATTGTCGAAAGTATTACAATTATCTTCGTCAGTGTGCAGTAACTCTGCAGGGTAATGCAGAAGTCCAATTTTCATTTTTTGACCATTTCGTGTTTGTCGGTGTCTCGGAGATTAATGATCAGAGGACCTCGCTGCTGATGACTCCActtgggggtcgaaatatacagcctCAGTTGAGTTGTTAGCTTTATATGTCTTTTTATGCCTCCTTTACTTAGTCTGTGAACGGTTGTCAGAAGATAattgaggcacataatgggtctaaGGACTCGGGCCCAATGTTTTGAtagctaagcaagttacagtACAGAGGGAATGAACTTCTTATAAGGAGTATGATCTGGTTTATGCAGCCATGAATTCAGCCACAAAAAAAATCAGTGTAGTCTGTGTTCATGAGTTCTTTATGATACCCATATTTTTACAAAGTATGTTTGAAGTtagacaaggttaggttaggtaagattcgtcagtaAACAGGACAGTTGTTTCTGAACGTGGgttttagttatatgatgacccgccactggagtttctggtcatttgaccgaggccttccactagccgtccacccctttaaaaactgaTATTTTTAAGTTATACAAGGTAAAGCGGTTATGATTTATGTACAGTAGGCAAATCCATGGTACTTTTACAGAATGGCTGGTAACATGAAACTGTGGacgttatacctggagtttacctggagttttttTTATCGTTTGTGGATGaattttttctgatttttttttttcatttcaacgaatgatgacgcagggtgtgacaatctTCTGGCAAAATTTACAGTCGCAaaggtacctgtagcccagccaAAGTCGGGCAGTAGTAGCATCCAGGAGTCTTTAATTCTGGATGTGCCATTGACATGTGGCTTTACTTGCATGATAGAACGACGGTTAATGGATTGAATGATGTAGTATTGTCCTCAAACTTCAAATGGTCAGCCCCAGGTTGTAATTTACTCCCTGGAGGTCAAGCTTAAGGCTTGGTGGACGTCCGTTCATAGAGGTCAAGCTTACTCAAAGCTCAGTTTGACCTTTACCAGTTCATCAGTTTTATCATTTGCAAGCCAGTGTGAGAAGAAATCCTAAAAAGGTGTACTCTTAATGCCACTTACTACAATCCTTCGTATTCTTAATGCCACTTACTACAATTCTTCGGTCCTACTTTCTGTCATAAGCATGTCACACTTGACACTCACGGAGTTAAGAGTATTATAGATGATAAATAATCACAATTAACGTGACAGCTTTCAGCTGCAGTTTTAGTGTCTTCATGTGGGCGTCTCGACATATATGTAATGTAACTTATTATATGTGTGATCCGCAGATGTGGGAGAAGAGGCAGGTGGCAGCTgtgtgggcggtggtgtgggtggtagtgctgatgggcGGGGCTGACTCCACCTTTAGCAGGAACAGAGGGCGCTATAGGCCGCCTGCAAAGTGTACCCCTGTGTATGTCACTATGTACCAGACACAAACTGTCCAGGTGAGTATATGTatactgttgtgtgtatgtactgtTGTGTGCGTGTTATACCTGCTGTGGGTTGAGCTCAGCAGTATAACTTTTTCCACTCATAACAATGTTATCCTATTTAGTTGTTCCTAGGGTTATTATATGCATGGGGGAAGTGCTAGACCCGCAAAGGTCATACATCGCCTGGTTAACTAGAGGTGTGATGGTTGATCAGATTTGATGTGAAGGAGAGAAAACCTCTAGTTCCTTGGACTGGAGCATCAAGGCAACAATCCCTTGAACAATCCTGAGGCTAGAACTTTATTGCGCTAGCGACTCAGTTTTCCCTCTTCCAGTTCTATAAACTGACTGTCAGGCGGCATGATTGCTCTCCTACTCCTTTTATTCCCATATCGTAgcataagtttttttttctaGCATCCTACTTATgggagttgtggtgatagtgCAAGGGGAATGAAGTGTGATGTATGGTATAcagtaatggtgtggtggtaaGGGTGTTGTTAGTCACACTGGTAAAGCTGTACTTAGTTATTGATGCTGAACATTGCTgatagtagtgtgggtggtgttgctTTGGTGATGTTAATAAGGCACAGTATGCGGTTTATGGCATTTCATTGAAAAGCCCTTTCGTCCACCAGGGACCTTATCAGTTCTCATGAGAATTTAAgttcctggtgggcgaaacgtcttctcagtaAAATACCATAAACCGCATATTGTCTTATATATCGACAAGCATGTTCATAATACCTTTGATATGcatttagtggtggtgatgttagtgatgtggtgatgctggtgagatgCCGAGGATGTATTTCGTTGCTAGGCTGAGGTTAGACAGTATAGGAAAAGGCAAGGACAAAATGCAACCAACCAAGCCATGGTAAGACTTTTCCTGTGTTTGCGAGAGTCACCTGACTACACGACCAGGGGCGTCCCGGTCATGTATCTGGTCTGTATCATGCCATACCTTCAGCACACAAAAGCAGGAAAACTAGCAAGGAAAGAGGGGAAACGAGAAAGTGAGAAGGGATGAGGACaggatgagggagagggaggtgaaagagaaatataaaaataagtaAGGATTGTGGGGAAATTAGTGAATGGAACATAAAGAGGGGAAACATAAATTGAGAAGTTGATGAAAGAAAGGGAGACAAGAAAGGATGATGAatatagggagagagggaggaggatgtAGAGAGAGGGGGACAATCACCTTTCATCCAGGAAATAATTTCCTGACTCATCCCGTGCTGACAGGGGAAACTCGCTCGTCATTCATCACTTTCCCTGGATGATAAATCGCAAATACTAACATGTATCTGAGTATTATTACAGTTTTTGTGAAAGAGAAAAGTCATTCTCGCCTATAAATGTTTTACGAATTCTTACTGTAGCGACTAAACTTGTGAGATACAGGATAAAGGGAAATAGTGGAATTCCTTGGAGTGACAAGACAACTGGCAACTTGACTTTACGATATAGCAAATGTGCAATGAATGATGGCGGCGTGTGGCCCGAAATTCCGTTGAATTTCATAGATGCGAGTGATAATTTGTAATAAACGTGAGGGGACTTAATGTTAGCACACCGTCTTGGCACACCATTCAAGTCGGATTTTTCCCTTCACTTCCTCTCGCCTTTATATCCAACCATCGTCTAGGTAGAATTGTTTGAACTAAGCAGTGTTCTCCAAAGAACGGTAAAGATTACGGCTATAACGCATTTGTAACATATTTGGACAGGAAAAGGGATGTATGGATCAAATGTTTGTGTCGAAGCACATGAAGTGCAGCAACTATAAATGTTTGAGATTCTGCCACTAAAGCGGCTAGTTGATTGTGAACCACATACACATGTCCATCTTTTAAATTGTAGAAGGCATATCGTATAGTGGATGAGTAAGCAATATCATTAGTATTCCAAGTATGTAGAAATAAATGTCTGAAAACTGTTAGTTTTTATAAGGAAAGTGAGGGGCTAGAGAGGTGGATAATTTTTTTCAGTAAAAGTTGGCGTTGGAGAGCAATATGGGGTCACTGTAGTTGTTTAATAACAATGATCCTTTTATAAAGTGgagttttttatttcttttttgctGATTACACTATACTTTTGGGAAATTTAGAAGAGAAGCAGCAAGTTTAGTAGAGGAGCTTGGAAGTGTAAGACAAGGAAAGTAAAAAGATTATGCCTAATCAAGCATTAATATCAGTAGCAATGGTAACAAAGTATCAGTAGTAACGGTAGCAATAATttcagcagcagtggtagtaggtaACAGTAGTGAAACATTGTAGAGTTAGTAATAACAAACTGTTATAGCTTTAAGAATAACAGCTTCATAAGTATGATCACTGTATGCAGTACAACTAACCTGTATCTTCTCTTTAGCAACCCGTGTATATGACTGTATACCGGACGCAGCAGGTCCCCACCACTCTGTACCAGACAGTGTATAAGACAGTTAACGAAGTGCAGTACTCCACCCGGTACGTGCAGCAGTACGTCACTACCACCGCATACCGTACCCAGTTCAACACCCAGACCATCTACTCCACCTCCTACAGCGTCCAGTACGAACCTGTCTATCTCACTTCTACCAACTATGTGCCTTCCTATGTCACCACCACAGAGATCTCGTACCAGTACGAGACGAAGACGCAGTTCAAAACTCAGTACTCGACGGTGACGCAGCCAAAGTACGTCACATCGACGAAGTACAGCACAGAGTACAAGACAGAGTACCAAACAAAGTATCAACCCCAGTATGTGACAGTCACCAGCACTCAGCAGTCGTACAAGACTGAATGTCCTCAGCAGGGTTATGGGGCCCCACAGCAGAGCTACGGAGTCCCCCAGCAAGGGCTTCCGTCACCACAGATCTTTCCATCCCAAGTGTACAATGTTCCAGTACTAGAAGCACAACCTCAGCAGTCTTATGGAACCCCTTCAGCACCAGCCCCTCAACAATCTTATGGACCTCCTTCAGCCCCTCAACAATCTTATGGAACTCCTTCAGCCCCTCAACAATCTTATGGAACTCCTTCAGCCCCTCAGCAATCTTATGGAACCCCTTCAGCCCCTCAACAATCTTATGGAACTCCTTCAGCCCCTCAACAATCTTATGGAACCCCTTCAGCCCCTCAACAGTCTTATGGAACTCCTTCAGCCCCTCAACAATCTTATGGAACCCCTTCAGCCCCTCAACAATCTTATGGAAGTCCTTCAGCCCCTCAACAGTCTTATGGAAGCCCTTCAGCACCTCAACAGTCTTATGGAACTCCTTCAGCACCTCAACAGTCTTATGGAACCCCTTCAGCACCTCAACAGTCTTATGGAACCCCTTCAGCACCTCAACGGTCTTATGGAACTCCTTCAGCACCAGCACCTCAGCAGTCTTATGGAACCCCTTCAGCACCAGCACCTCAACAGTCTTATGGAACCCCTTCAGCACCAGCACCTCAACAGTCTTATGGAACTCCTTCAGCACCAGCACCTCAACAGTCTTATGGAACTCCTTCAGCACCAGCACCTCAACAGTCTTATGGAACCCCTTCAGCACCAGCACCTCAGCAGTCTTATGGAACTCCTTCAGCACCAGCACCTCAACAGTCTTATGGAACTCCTTCAGCACCAGCACCTCAACAGTCTTATGGAACCCCTTCAGCACCAGCACCTCAACAGTCTTATGGAACTCCTTCAGCACCAGCACCTCAACAGTCTTATGGAACTCCTTCAGCACCAGCACCTCAACAGTCTTATGGAACTCCTTCAGCACCAGCACCTCAACAGTCTTATGGAACCCCTTCAGCACCAGCACCTCAACAGTCTTATGGAACCCCTTCAGCACCAGCACCTCAACAGTCTTATGGAACTCCTTCAGCACCAGCACCTCAACAGTCTTATGGAACCCCTTCAGCACCAGCACCTCAGCAGTCTTATGGAACTCCTTCAGCACCAGCACCTCAACAGTCTTATGGAACCCCTTCAGCACCAGCACCTCAGCAGTCTTATGGAACTCCTTCAGCACCAGCACCTCAACAGTCTTATGGAACTCCTTCAGCACCAGCACCTCAACAGTCTTATGGAACTCCTTCAGCACCAGCATCTCAGCAATCTTATGGAACTCCTTCAGCACCAGCACCTCAACAGTCTTATGGAACTCCTTCAGCACCAGCACCTCAACAGTCTTATGGAACTCCTTCAGCACCAGCATCTCAGCAATCTTATGGAACTTCTTTAGTATCAATTCCTGAACAGTTCTATGAACTTCCTTTAGCACCAGCACCTCAACAGTCCTATGAAGTTCCTTCATTGCCGGTATCTCAATCTTACGGAGTTCCTTCAGGTCCAATACTTCAGGAATCCTACACGGCTCCTATATCACCAGCAATCGATGAATCCTACGGGGCTCCTCTATCACAAGATCTCCAGGATTCTTACGTGGTTTCTCAGCCACCAACTCCCATTTTCGTGAATCCTCCAGCAACTCAGGATAGCTACGCAGCTTCTCAGCTGGAAATCATACCACTGTCTCCTGTCGCTGTTTTAGAATCCTACAGCCCTTCTCAAGAAGGACCACAGGATTCCTACTTacctcctccagcaccacaaGATTCTTACAGAGAGCCCTCAAATAACTTAGATCTAGGACCAGAGTCCTTTGGAACGTTCGTGGAAGATTTTGGCCCATCTTTTGCTGTATATAGAGGGCAAAAGAAACGGGAACTTCCAGCTGAAGAAATCAAGGTGATGAAGGACAAAATGAAGATCATTAGCAAGACTGACACACCTGAAGACTAGCAAGATGCACCAGGAGTGAGAGAGACATCAGAAGTATCACAAGAGAGCAacgacatgtgacaagtgtgactGGAGAGACGATACCAATGTATAAAGTGCAAATGTTGTAGCCTTGTATAACTGAAGACGATTttcatatacagcctctcctcacttaccgacatacttgtttactgacgactcggacttacgatgggctctgaccagtatgcatacctaaataatgtatattagagctgatttcctctattctgtttattacagtatacactacattactatataaacatttaaaaatataccagaaatgttataaatggtgcaaggtgacattaaaatgatatcaaagatggctgacacagacccactaccattatagcatgttcctcacttaacgacgaatttgtttactgatgtggtcttaggaacggaactctgtcattaagtgaggagaggctgtatagatATTAAGGAACGATATACTCATTTAGTTTTAAGCTTGTAAGTTATGTTTTGCCCTGCaaattatatatagtatatatatatatatgtatactagtgtgtgtatgtatatatatgcacaccTGCCATAGATGTACAGCATCCAGGAAGAGTAGAAAGGATTCAGGTCTTTGTGATAGAGACCAAACGTTATAGTTTAGTTACTGCTGGCAAACTTAGAGCATTCAGATCCAAGGTCCAATAATCACCTGTTTACCACATCCTTACCCACTCTTCCAACTCCCATTTGTACAGTTTATATATTTTTACCACTATCACACTTTTTTCATATACTTTTTGCAACCGAACAAATTACTAAGCCAAATATAGTAGTTATTTttatacaaatattttttttacttagAATCTGAACTTTACAATGGAATTTTTCACTCGTGTCTTTGATCACATTTCCTTCATATTCTTGATCATCGATGTCCTTTGTGTCCTTGATCACCCATGTCCTTCATATCCTTGATCACCAATGTCCTTGATAACTAATTTTATtgcaaatatattttattaaaaatgaTGTTACAAGAGCAATGTTTTTTCTTATTAGCAAAAACTAATATAGATTGTAATTCAACTAGACAAAGAATAAACTTTATAacagaaaaataaataatatatgtacaggttaggtaaggtttgttaggaaaaAGACATGTGTATCATAacatgggtcttagtcatatgatgacccacagctggagcttttagttatctgaccaaggccttATACTAGCTTATTAGTCCACCCCTTTAGAAATTATGGTTGATTGTATCCATTTGGTTAGAGCTACCAAGCCTGTACCATCACTTGGAAACAAACCAA encodes the following:
- the LOC128695183 gene encoding sialidase-like translates to MWEKRQVAAVWAVVWVVVLMGGADSTFSRNRGRYRPPAKCTPVYVTMYQTQTVQQPVYMTVYRTQQVPTTLYQTVYKTVNEVQYSTRYVQQYVTTTAYRTQFNTQTIYSTSYSVQYEPVYLTSTNYVPSYVTTTEISYQYETKTQFKTQYSTVTQPKYVTSTKYSTEYKTEYQTKYQPQYVTVTSTQQSYKTECPQQGYGAPQQSYGVPQQGLPSPQIFPSQVYNVPVLEAQPQQSYGTPSAPAPQQSYGPPSAPQQSYGTPSAPQQSYGTPSAPQQSYGTPSAPQQSYGTPSAPQQSYGTPSAPQQSYGTPSAPQQSYGTPSAPQQSYGSPSAPQQSYGSPSAPQQSYGTPSAPQQSYGTPSAPQQSYGTPSAPQRSYGTPSAPAPQQSYGTPSAPAPQQSYGTPSAPAPQQSYGTPSAPAPQQSYGTPSAPAPQQSYGTPSAPAPQQSYGTPSAPAPQQSYGTPSAPAPQQSYGTPSAPAPQQSYGTPSAPAPQQSYGTPSAPAPQQSYGTPSAPAPQQSYGTPSAPAPQQSYGTPSAPAPQQSYGTPSAPAPQQSYGTPSAPAPQQSYGTPSAPAPQQSYGTPSAPAPQQSYGTPSAPAPQQSYGTPSAPAPQQSYGTPSAPASQQSYGTPSAPAPQQSYGTPSAPAPQQSYGTPSAPASQQSYGTSLVSIPEQFYELPLAPAPQQSYEVPSLPVSQSYGVPSGPILQESYTAPISPAIDESYGAPLSQDLQDSYVVSQPPTPIFVNPPATQDSYAASQLEIIPLSPVAVLESYSPSQEGPQDSYLPPPAPQDSYREPSNNLDLGPESFGTFVEDFGPSFAVYRGQKKRELPAEEIKVMKDKMKIISKTDTPED